The Allocatelliglobosispora scoriae genome contains a region encoding:
- a CDS encoding winged helix-turn-helix domain-containing protein gives MTDHPANSLDDVVHQRVRLGIMAIAHQARQVEFGFLRTTLQLTAGNLGQHLTVLEKAELIQIEKGYEGKRPRTWVTLTAAGQAALRDEITHLKHLIQQVEQSEPTSTGDR, from the coding sequence ATGACCGACCACCCCGCCAACAGCCTCGACGACGTCGTCCACCAGCGCGTCCGGCTCGGCATCATGGCCATCGCGCACCAGGCCCGCCAGGTGGAGTTCGGCTTCCTGCGGACCACCCTGCAGTTGACCGCGGGCAACCTCGGACAGCACCTGACCGTCCTGGAGAAGGCCGAGCTGATCCAGATCGAGAAGGGCTACGAGGGCAAGCGCCCCCGTACCTGGGTCACCCTCACCGCCGCTGGGCAGGCCGCCCTGCGCGACGAGATCACCCACCTCAAACACCTCATCCAGCAGGTCGAACAGAGCGAGCCGACATCCACCGGCGACCGGTGA